In Clostridium butyricum, the genomic stretch CTACAAATCTAGATACAAACATACCATCTACTATTGAATACATTGCAAAGAAAACCATCATTAGAACAGTAGGCAAAGTAATTTTAATGAGTGATAGTAAACTTAAATTTCTATTTAATGAATTTTCCATAAACACCTCTTTTGATTGATTTTTTCTTTAGTCTTTTATATAATAAGGTATCCTGTAACAGGATAGTCAAGATGATTTTTAAAGGATGATTTTTATGGATAAACATATTAAATACTATACTACTGGTGAGTTTGCACAATTGTGTGGTGTAAACAAAAAAACTTTATTTCACTATGATAATATAAATCTTCTTAAACCCGAGAAAATTACTGAGAATGGATATAGATACTACTCTTCTAATCAGCTTGAGCTGTTTTCTGTAATTAATATATTAAAGGATTTAGAAATGCCTCTAAAAGAAATTAAGGAATTTTTAGATACAAGGACTCCTGAAAAAACTGTAGCTCTATTTAACAAAGAAAAATCAATTATTGAGGATAAAATCTCTCACTTAAAGAGAGTGCAAAAACTTTTGGATGTAAAATTAGAAATAATCGAAGAAGCTCAGACATGTTCTCATGAAATTTTCATAGAACATAATGATGAAGAAATTATTATTTTAAGTGATATAGTTAAAAACACAGGTGAATCCTATGATGTAAATACATTTGCAGAACATATTAAATATTGTAAAAAAAATAATTTATCTTACGGATATACTATAGGTTCAATAATAAAGAAGGAACGTCTTATAAATGAAGATTTTAATATTATGAATAATTTTATACTGTACGATTACTATTTTTCAAAGGTTCCAAATTTAAAAATGTTCAATAAATATCCTAAAAAACCTGAAGGTGATTATGCAGTGATTTATCATTTTGGATACTATGATACTGTCTATAAAAGCTATAAGAAATTATTTGAATTTTTAAACAAAGAAAACTTAAAGATTGATGGAGATGCGTATGAAGAAGTACTAATAGATGATGTTGTTACGAGGAATGTAGATGATTATGTGATTAAGATTTCTATAAAAATAAAAAATGAATAAGCAGAGATAAATGGGAATTTTAAAATTGTAAAATCCCCACTTTTTTCTTTTTACAAATATTAAATATTTATGATATAAATCATATATTTTGTTTTAAGCAACATTTCAAGTCATCTTCAGGTGTACTTATAAGTTTTATATCAAAAGTATCTACAAGATATTGAAGAACATTAGGACTTAAAAATGCTGGAAGAGTTGGTCCCAAATAAATTCCTTTGATACCAAGTGATAATAATGCAAGTAAATCTGCAACAGCTTTTTGTTCATACCATGATAAAATGATAGAAAGAGGTAATCCATTAACATCTGTATCAAATGCATCAGATAAAGCTGTAGCAATTCTCACTGCTGAATATGCATCATTACACTGCCCTACATCTAATAATCTTGGAAGTCCAGCTACTTCTCCAAAGTTTAATTTATTAAATCTATACTTTCCGCAGGCTAACGTTAATATTATACAGTCTCTTGGAACAAGCTTTGCAAATTCAGTATAATAGTTTCTTCCAGGCCTTGCTCCATCACAGCCACCAATTAAGAAGAAATGTCTAATCTTTCCTTCCTTAACTGCATTTATAATAGTTTCAGCATGACTTAAAGTTTCATGATGTGCAAATCCAACTAATATTTCATGAACTTCTTCATCTTCCTTATAGCCACCTAGTTCTAATGCCTTATTTATAATTACACTAAAATCTTTCTTTCCATCTTTATTCTTACCAATATGCTTTACTCCATCCCATCCAACAACACTTGTGGTAAATATTCTATCTTTATATGATTCTCTTGGTTTCATAAGACAATTTGTAGTCATTAAAATACATCCCGGTATATTATCAAATTCTTTTTGTTGATTTTGCCATGCACCACCAAAATTCCCTACTAAATGCTTATATTTTTTAAGCCCTGGATATCCATGGCAAGGTATCATTTCGCCATGAGTATATATATTAATACCTTTTCCTTCGGTTTGTTCAAGAATCATTTCTAAATCTTTAAGGTCATGTCCTGAAACTATTATAAAGGGTCCTTTTTTTATATTGGTATTAACTTTTTGTGGTGAAGGATTATCATAAATTTTAGTGTTTGCTTCGTCAAGTTTTTTCATTATTGCGACACTCATTTCACCAGTTCTCATGGTCCAGCGTATAAGGTCTTCTACACTTAGGGTATCATTACAAACTGCTTCAAGTGCTCTTACATAAAAAGCATCAA encodes the following:
- a CDS encoding MerR family transcriptional regulator translates to MDKHIKYYTTGEFAQLCGVNKKTLFHYDNINLLKPEKITENGYRYYSSNQLELFSVINILKDLEMPLKEIKEFLDTRTPEKTVALFNKEKSIIEDKISHLKRVQKLLDVKLEIIEEAQTCSHEIFIEHNDEEIIILSDIVKNTGESYDVNTFAEHIKYCKKNNLSYGYTIGSIIKKERLINEDFNIMNNFILYDYYFSKVPNLKMFNKYPKKPEGDYAVIYHFGYYDTVYKSYKKLFEFLNKENLKIDGDAYEEVLIDDVVTRNVDDYVIKISIKIKNE
- the hcp gene encoding hydroxylamine reductase, yielding MGNNMELEYPMFCYQCEQTAGGKGCTKLGVCGKTPEVSNLQDLLIFQLKGISCYAKEIIEKGEELDKNIVSFIENCLFTTLTNVNFDADNHIELLKESDKIKNELKKKVGKIKNDTLHATYKLSSTKSEMLKDAKFAGIMYDEKLDPDIRSLRQTIVYGLKGISAYGHQARELGYYDDEVDAFYVRALEAVCNDTLSVEDLIRWTMRTGEMSVAIMKKLDEANTKIYDNPSPQKVNTNIKKGPFIIVSGHDLKDLEMILEQTEGKGINIYTHGEMIPCHGYPGLKKYKHLVGNFGGAWQNQQKEFDNIPGCILMTTNCLMKPRESYKDRIFTTSVVGWDGVKHIGKNKDGKKDFSVIINKALELGGYKEDEEVHEILVGFAHHETLSHAETIINAVKEGKIRHFFLIGGCDGARPGRNYYTEFAKLVPRDCIILTLACGKYRFNKLNFGEVAGLPRLLDVGQCNDAYSAVRIATALSDAFDTDVNGLPLSIILSWYEQKAVADLLALLSLGIKGIYLGPTLPAFLSPNVLQYLVDTFDIKLISTPEDDLKCCLKQNI